A window of Sebastes umbrosus isolate fSebUmb1 chromosome 3, fSebUmb1.pri, whole genome shotgun sequence contains these coding sequences:
- the LOC119485249 gene encoding uncharacterized protein LOC119485249, which produces MVKYCICAGCTYSSHTGHRVHCFPNRTTNEAVFVSWVSFVQQQREDFSAESVTKNTVVCSAHFRLEDYVPGDLLESRMGFRCLDRVRLLAGAVPSIHTPTPTPTPGAAGSSSAGGSDAAHGTGRDSAPRRDDLPANTATVVKTEDCEDMEERPSVTPEPAVKTPEELLNHSESVDQEYPFMMNSPNEDERETSAVPSVQSSENGKESGQKDVACQRVKSEDEFSTTNQSENRDIEEDEDEEFSTSLSVGDGHHLVDLGSSSEFIVDEECILQLFKSCRECNRRCTVRKRVRGLKLVVSQVCCFCESRSKWINLLDDDDGDLQINGKDTAHGQTNSAKQ; this is translated from the exons ATGGTGAAGTATTGTATTTGTGCCGGTTGCACCTACTCCAGCCACACCGGACACCGGGTCCACTGTTTCCCCAACAGGACTACTAACGAGGCCGTGTTTGTGTCCTGGGTGAGTTTcgtccagcagcagagagaagacTTCTCCGCGGAGTCTGTGACTAAGAACACGGTGGTCTGCAGCGCTCACTTCAGACTGGAGGACTACGTCCCCGGAGACCTGCTGGAGTCCAGGATGGGGTTCAGGTGTCTGGACCGGGTCCGGCTGCTGGCAGGGGCGGTGCCTTCAATACAcacaccgacaccgacaccaACACCGGGAGCTGCCGGTTCTTCTTCCGCCGGCGGGAGTGATGCTGCTCACGGAACCGGCAGAGACTCAGCTCCACGGAGAGATGAC CTACCAGCCAACACTGCAACAGTGGTGAAGACGGAAGACTGTGAAGACATGGAGGAAAGACCGTCAGTAACTCCTGAACCGGCTGTAAAGACACCCGAGGAGCTACTTAATCACAG TGAAAGTGTGGATCAGGAATACCCGTTTATGATGAATTCACCAAATGAAGATGAGCGGGAAACGTCTGCTGTTCCTTCTGTCCAGTCATCTGAAAATGGAAAG GAGTCAGGGCAAAAAGATGTTGCTTGTCAGAGAGTGAAGAGTGAAGACGAGTTTTCGACAACCAACCAGTCGGAAAATAGAG ATATTGAAGAAGACGAGGATGAAGAATTCAGCACCTCATTAAGTGTGGGAGACGGACACCACCTGGTGGATTTGGGGAG CTCGTCAGAGTTCATCGTCGATGAAGAGTGCATCCTTCAGCTGTTCAAGTCATGTCGGGAATGCAACAGACGATGTACAGTCAGAAAACGTGTCAGAGGACTGAAGCTCGTGGTTAGTCAGGTGTGCTGTTTCTGTGAAAGCCGCAGTAAATGGATTAACCTTCTAGATGACGACGATGGCGATTTGCAGATAAATGGGAAAGATACAGCACATGGACAGACCAACTCAGCCAAGCAGTGA
- the LOC119485252 gene encoding THAP domain-containing protein 1-like — protein sequence MVRHCVFPGCSNKEVSWSPYRFHRVPLNDTGLKQLWLVTLNIDLDTPVAKLRELRVCSDHFSEEDYLKPRPNKLDRHLLKRTAVPNHQVLPSPEQSLLPRERPSTSGADLALPAVKSEPELHDTWGVMDGPPGQDNSTGNQMNVPETCTATTEKPTLQHIVDEEAILQLMKNCPMCDRKCRCSKRTCGPYFIVYQSCYFCNYQRKWANQPEARSMNIHKANVPPKKRLRPKNKASVNAKAQSSQLNKTSISESSVSESHDQLKT from the exons atggtgCGTCATTGTGTTTTTCCGGGCTGTTCAAACAAAGAAGTGTCCTGGTCACCTTATAGATTTCACCGTGTTCCGTTGAATGACACTGGCCTTAAACAGCTGTGGCTAGTTACTCTGAATATAGACCTCGACACACCAGTGGCAAAACTGAGAGAGCTCCGCGTTTGCAGTGATCATTTCTCTGAAGAGGATTATCTAAAACCACGACCCAATAAGCTAGATAGACACTTGCTGAAGCGCACTGCGGTACCCAACCATCAG GTTCTCCCCAGCCCTGAACAGTCCCTCCTCCCCAGAGAAAGACCATCAACCTCTGGAGCCGACCTTGCCTTACCTGCTGTTAAGTCTGAACCAGAG CTGCATGACACCTGGGGAGTAATGGACGGACCACCAGGCCAGGACAATAGCACAG GCAATCAAATGAATGTACCCGAGACATGCACTGCAACCACGGAGAA ACCAACTCTGCAGCACATTGTCGATGAAGAGGCCATCCTGCAGCTGATGAAGAACTGTCCGATGTGCGACAGAAAGTGCCGCTGCAGCAAACGCACCTGCGGTCCTTACTTCATAGTCTACCAGAGCTGTTACTTCTGCAATTATCAACGCAAGTGGGCCAACCAGCCTGAAGCTAGAAGCATGAACATTCATAAGGCGAACGTACCGCCCAAGAAGAGACTCCGGCCAAAGAACAAGGCTTCTGTAAATGCCAAGGCTCAGTCATCACAGCTTAATAagacaagcatttctgaatcctCAGTCTCAGAGTCTCACGACCAATTAAAGACCTGA